From Actinomyces procaprae:
GGATCCCGTCGGCCCCGACGCCGTCATGGCGGCCAGGCACCGCTCCCGCCCCGTCGTCGGACTGCAGTTCCATCCGGAATCGGTCCTTACCCCTCAGGGCCCCGGCATCCTGCACGCGCTCACCGCCGGCCTGGCCGCCGCGGCCGCCGCCTGACCCCGAATAGTCAAGTATCCACGCCACTCGATCTTCAAGGAGTTCATCATGACCCCCGCACCCGCTGAGAACAACGCCATGCATACCCCCGCGGTGGCCGACGCCGAGGACGCCCACCGCCTGCTGCGCGGCGTCATCCAGGGCAAGCGCCTGACCCAGGACGAGACCGGCATCGTCTTCGCCGCGCTCGGCGCCGGAGACCTGTCCGAGGCCGAGACCGCCGCCCTACTGGCCGCCCTGCACGCCCGCGGCGAGACCGCCGATGAGGTGGCCGGCGCCGCGAGCGCCTTCCGCGACGCCGCCCGTCCCTTCCCCGAGGTCACCTTCCCGCTGGTGGACGTCGTCGGTACTGGTGGCGACGGCGTGGGCACCATCAACATCTCCACCGGCGCGGGCATCGTGGCCGCCTCCATGGGCGTGTCCGTGGCCAAGCACGGCAACCGGGCCGTGTCCTCCAAGACCGGCGCCGCCGACGTCGTCGCCGCCCTGGGCCTGCCCCTGGACGTCACCCCCGAGCAGGCGGTGGAGATCCTGGCCCGCGACCACTTCACCTTCCTGTTCGCCCAGGCCTACCACCCGGCCATGCGGCACGTGGCCCCGATCCGCAAGGCCCTGGCCACTCCGACGATCTTCAACGTGCTGGGCCCCCTGCTCAACCCCGCCCACCTGACCTACCAGCTGATGGGTGTGGCCGACCCGGACATCCTGGACATGATCGCCCAGACCATGGTCAAGCTGGGCCGCAAGCGCGCCCTGATCGTGCACGGCGCGGGCACCGATGAGATCGCCGTGCACGGCCCCACCCAGGTGCGGGAGGCCACCCCGCGCGGAGTCAAGGCCTACGAGGTCACCCCCGAGGAACTGGGGGTGTCCACCTACGACCTTGCCGACGTGCTGGGCGGCGAGCCGGAGGAGAACGCCGCCCTGCTGCGGGAGGTCTTCGCCGGCCGGGGCGAGCCCGCCCACCGCGACGCGATCGCCGTCAACGCCGGCGCGCTGCTGTACCTGGCCGGTCCGGCCGACAACCTGGCCGACGGCACCCGCATGGCCCTGGACCAGCTGGCCAGCGGCCGGGTCGCCGAGCACCTGGCCTCCATGACCAAGGCCGCCGCGGAGGGTGAGGCCCGATGAGCGGCGCCCCCAACGCCGGCGGTGCCCGGCCTCAGCGCCGTCCGGTGGACGAGCGGCTGATCGCCACCGGCACCGTCCTGGATGCGATCGTGGCCGCACGGCGCGAGCGCCTGCCGGAGCTGCGCGCCCGCTTCGGGCACCTGCGCGCCGAGCAGCTGGAGCCCTCCCGGCGCTCCTTCGCCGACGCCCTGCGCACCCGCAGCGGCGATCACGCCGGCCCGCGGCCCGCCCTGATCATGGAGTGCAAGTCCGCCTCCCCCTCACGCGGCACGATCCGCTCCAGCTACGATCCGGCGGCGCTGGCGCGCGCCTACGCGCCGTGGGCGGCGGCGGTGTCCGTGCTGACGGAGCCGGACCGCTTCAACGGCTCCTTCGAGGACCTGGCCGCCGTGCGCGCGGTGGTGGACGTGCCGGTGCTGTGCAAGGACTTCATCGTGGATCCCGTGCAGGTGCTGGCCGCCCGCAGCCTGGGGGCGGACGCGATCCTGCTGATGCTCTCGGTGGTGCCGGACGACGTCTACGCCGAGCTGGCGGAGCTGGCGCACTCGCTGGGCATGGAGGTGCTCACGGAGGTGTCCACGCCTGCGGAGATGCACCGGGCCGCCGCCCTGGGGGCGCAGGTGATCGGCATCAACAACCGCGACCTGCGCACCCTGGCCACCGATGTCTCCCGCACGGAGCAGATGGCACCGCTGGCGCCGTCGGGCGTGGTGCTGGTGGGCGAGTCCGGGGTGGAGACGGCCGACGACGTGCGGCGCCTGGCCGGGCAGGTGGATGCCCTGCTGATCGGCTCGGCCCTGTCGGCGGCGCCCGACCCGGGCGTGGTCGCCGAGGTGCTGGCCACCGCCGTGCCGGTGCCCGAACGCGGTCAGGCGCGCGACGCCGCCCACGCCGCCCAAGCCACGGAACGGGTGGCCGGGGCGGAAGTCGGCCGGGCGCAGCGGGAGCACGCCGACCACACGCACCCGCGGTTGAGCGCCTACTTCGGCCCCTACGGCGGCCAGTACGTGCCGGAGCTGCTGATCCCCGCCCTGGACCAGTTGGAGGACGCCTACATCGACGCCCAGGCGGACCCGTCCTTCGCCGCCGAGCTGGACGAGCTCATGCGCCGCTACCTGGGGCGCCCAACCCCGGTGACGGAGCTGCACAACCTGCCCCGCGAGGGCAACGCCCGCATCTTCCTCAAGCGGGAGGACCTGGTGCACGGCGGCGCCCACAAGGGCAACCAGGTGCTGGGGCAGGCACTGCTGGCCAGGCGCATGGGCAAGACCCGCATCATCGCCGAGACGGGCGCCGGCCAGCACGGCACCGCCACCGCGATGGTGTGCGCGCTGCTGGGCCTGGACTGCACCATCTACATGGGCGCCACCGATGTGGTGCGGCAGGCCGCCAATGTGGAGCGCATGGAGCTGATGGGGGCGCGGGTGGTACCTGTGGCCAGTGGCGCCGGCACCCTGAAGGACGCCGTCAACGAGGCCCTGCGCGACTGGACCGCATCCTTCGCCACCACCCACTACCTGCTGGGCACGGCCGCCGGCGCGCACCCCTTCCCCACGATCGTGCACGAGTACCACCGCTGTATCTCCCTTGAGGCGCGCGCCCAGATCCTGGCCCTGACCGGGCGCCTGCCCGATCAGGTGATCGCCTGCGTGGGCGGCGGCTCGAACGCGATCGGCATGTTCTCCGAGTTCATCGACGACGTCGGCGTCGGCCTGATTGGCGTGGAGCCGGCCGGCGAGGGGCTGGACACGCCCCGCAACGGCGCCCCCATCAACAACGGCACCACCGGCATCCTGCACGGGGCACGCAGCTACCTGATGCGCACCCCGGAGGGGCAGGTGGAGGAGTCCTTCTCCGTGTCGGCGGGGCTGGACTACCCCGGCGTCGGGCCCGAGCACGCCTGGCTGGCAGATTCCGGGCGGGCCCGGTACGTGGCGATCACCGACGACGAGGCGGTGGACGCCTTCCGCCTGCTGAGCCGCTGGGAGGGCATCATCCCGGCCCTGGAGTCCGCCCACGCGCTCGCCCAGGCCCTCAAGATCGCCCGCGAGACTCCGCCCGATGCCCCCACGCCGCACCTGCTGGTGTGCCTGTCCGGGCGCGGGGACAAGGACCTGGAGCAGGTGCGCATGCGCCTGGGCGGCAGCTTCTCCGAGGACTCCGCCGTCGCCCGGGCCGCCGCCATGGTGGAGCAGATGGGCAAGCGCACCGAGTACCTGTCGCTGGCGCGTGCCGGGGCGACCGCAGAGTCGGCAGCGCCGACTCACCAGCCTGAGGAGGCCTGAGATGAGCCGTTATCCCGCCATGTTCTCCCGCCTGGCCGACGCCGGTGAGGGCGCCTTCGTGCCCTTCGTCATGGTCGGCGACCCCACCCCCGCAGCCTCGGAGGCGATTATCGAGGCGCTGATCGACGGCGGCGCGGACGCCCTGGAGCTGGGCACGCCCTTCTCCGATCCGGTGGCCGACGGGCCGACGATCCAGCGCGCACACCTGCGTGCGCTGAACGCCGGGGGGAGCTTTGCCGACTGTCTGGACGTGGTGGCGCGGGTGCGTGCACGCCACCCTCAGCTGCCCATCGGCATGCTCATCTACGGCAATGTGCCCTTCGCGATCGGGCTGGAGGAGTTCTACGCCCGCTGCGCCGCTGCCGGCATCGACTCGGTGCTGCTGCCTGACGTGCCGGTGCGCGAGTCGGCGGAGTTCTCCGCCGCCGCCGCGGCCGCCGGAATTGACGCCGTGTACATCGCCCCGCCGTCGGCGACCGCCCAGACCCTCGACGCGGTCGCCAAGGCCTCCCGCGGCTACGTGTACGCGGTCTCCCGGGCCGGGGTGACCGGGACCGAGCGCGCCTCCTCCACCGTGGGCCTGGCGCAGTCGGTGGCGCGGCTGCGGCAGGATGCGGCCGCCCCGGTGATGCTGGGCTTCGGCATCTCGGCCCCCGCGCAGGTGGCCGAGGCGATTGCCGCGGGCGCCGACGGGGCCATCTCCGGATCGGCGACCGTGAAGATCATCGAGTCCCACGTGCCGACGCTGGCCCGCCTGGTGCAGGAGTCCGGTGAGGACTCCCCCGAGTACGCCGCCGCCCTGGAATCGCTCCAGGGCGAGCTGCGCGACTTCGTCGCCACCATGAAGGCCGCCACCCGCCGAGATCGGTAGTTGTTACACACCGAGATCGGTAGTTGTTACACACCGAGATCGGTAGAAGTTACGTACCGAGGTCGGTAGAAGTTACGTGGCTCTTCGCGCTTGCGGGTGTGGTGAGCTGATGGGAGCTCATACGCTCCGTCTGACAGTGCGTGTGTTGCGGTTGACGGTTCGGCACATCCGACGACGGTTCGTGGGGTAGGTGTACGTACCATCGTCGTTCATGACGAACCGTTGGTGCTACCTGACGACCCGTCACCCGAACACGACCACCTGGTAGGCCGGCCCCCGTCGAGTAGAGCCCCGAACCCGACCACCACACAGCAGCCCGAGTCCGAACCACCACGCTCGCACCCACAAACACCAACAGCCACTTGCGCGCCGAGAATCACCGCAGTTCGCCATGCGGACGGGCCTGGATTGTCGGCTCCGCCCCGTCCTATGGTCAGAGCCGTGTTCAGTACTCTCCCGCTCCGTTCGGTCGTCCGTGCAGTCGGCGGCCGTTCCGGCGCGGCCGAGATGTGTATGTGTCGCGGTATCCGCATCACCGCTGCCGACTGACACGCCCTTCCCTTGACACGAGCTGCGTCGGCAGGTGCCTGCCGACGACTCCTCCTGTGTCTGTCCCTCTAACGGGCCCCAATTGTCGGGGCAGGTCCTGACGTGTACGCAGCAGTACCCGAAAGGTCTGCCCATGCCCCCTACCAGTAACACGGGCCGTAATACCAAGACCGCGGACGGCCACGTGGACGCACCACCCACCACCGTCCTCCCGCCCGACGGCGACGGAAAGTTCTCCCTGAGCGAGGACTGGGTCGCCACCATCACCGGGCTCGCCCTGCTCGGCCTGGCCCTGCTCGGCATCATCCCGAACATCTCGGGGTGGTTGTGATGAGTGCTCCCGCCCGCGTCAACACGCCCGCGCCCGCTGCTGTCGGCCCCGACGCCGAGCCCACCCCGGACGCCCGCCCGGAGGCCACCTCCCCGGGCTGGACGCTGCTCGGTGTCATCGTCGTCGTCGGCCTGGGCGCCGCCGTCGACTACCTGGACAGTCACGTCCCCGCCTGGAGCGAAGGCACCTGGTTCGGCGGAATCGCCGGGTCGATCGAGTTCCCCGTCTACGCCATCGCCCTGGGCTTCGCCGCCAATGCTCTCCTATCGGCGCTCGGCGTCATCGACCGCCTCTCGGCGGCGTTCCGCACCGAGTTCTTCATCAAGACGGGGCTCGTACTCCTGGGGTCGACCGTCAACATCAACGTGATCGTCTCCGCGGC
This genomic window contains:
- the trpD gene encoding anthranilate phosphoribosyltransferase, which encodes MTPAPAENNAMHTPAVADAEDAHRLLRGVIQGKRLTQDETGIVFAALGAGDLSEAETAALLAALHARGETADEVAGAASAFRDAARPFPEVTFPLVDVVGTGGDGVGTINISTGAGIVAASMGVSVAKHGNRAVSSKTGAADVVAALGLPLDVTPEQAVEILARDHFTFLFAQAYHPAMRHVAPIRKALATPTIFNVLGPLLNPAHLTYQLMGVADPDILDMIAQTMVKLGRKRALIVHGAGTDEIAVHGPTQVREATPRGVKAYEVTPEELGVSTYDLADVLGGEPEENAALLREVFAGRGEPAHRDAIAVNAGALLYLAGPADNLADGTRMALDQLASGRVAEHLASMTKAAAEGEAR
- the trpB gene encoding tryptophan synthase subunit beta, with amino-acid sequence MSGAPNAGGARPQRRPVDERLIATGTVLDAIVAARRERLPELRARFGHLRAEQLEPSRRSFADALRTRSGDHAGPRPALIMECKSASPSRGTIRSSYDPAALARAYAPWAAAVSVLTEPDRFNGSFEDLAAVRAVVDVPVLCKDFIVDPVQVLAARSLGADAILLMLSVVPDDVYAELAELAHSLGMEVLTEVSTPAEMHRAAALGAQVIGINNRDLRTLATDVSRTEQMAPLAPSGVVLVGESGVETADDVRRLAGQVDALLIGSALSAAPDPGVVAEVLATAVPVPERGQARDAAHAAQATERVAGAEVGRAQREHADHTHPRLSAYFGPYGGQYVPELLIPALDQLEDAYIDAQADPSFAAELDELMRRYLGRPTPVTELHNLPREGNARIFLKREDLVHGGAHKGNQVLGQALLARRMGKTRIIAETGAGQHGTATAMVCALLGLDCTIYMGATDVVRQAANVERMELMGARVVPVASGAGTLKDAVNEALRDWTASFATTHYLLGTAAGAHPFPTIVHEYHRCISLEARAQILALTGRLPDQVIACVGGGSNAIGMFSEFIDDVGVGLIGVEPAGEGLDTPRNGAPINNGTTGILHGARSYLMRTPEGQVEESFSVSAGLDYPGVGPEHAWLADSGRARYVAITDDEAVDAFRLLSRWEGIIPALESAHALAQALKIARETPPDAPTPHLLVCLSGRGDKDLEQVRMRLGGSFSEDSAVARAAAMVEQMGKRTEYLSLARAGATAESAAPTHQPEEA
- the trpA gene encoding tryptophan synthase subunit alpha — encoded protein: MSRYPAMFSRLADAGEGAFVPFVMVGDPTPAASEAIIEALIDGGADALELGTPFSDPVADGPTIQRAHLRALNAGGSFADCLDVVARVRARHPQLPIGMLIYGNVPFAIGLEEFYARCAAAGIDSVLLPDVPVRESAEFSAAAAAAGIDAVYIAPPSATAQTLDAVAKASRGYVYAVSRAGVTGTERASSTVGLAQSVARLRQDAAAPVMLGFGISAPAQVAEAIAAGADGAISGSATVKIIESHVPTLARLVQESGEDSPEYAAALESLQGELRDFVATMKAATRRDR